The region GCAGAAACTTCCTTATCAAATCGCTCCTTGTTCAAAAGCAGCGACTCATCACAGATTATACCGTCGAGGTTGTTACCACGGGCACTTGATCCGTTTGCATCCTGCGTTACCAGCTGAATACAGGCTCCAGTATAGAAGTAAATCGCGTACTGATCATCCAGTGGCGGCTCATACGGCAGAGGCCACCGGTATTTGGCCGGTGGCTTTCTGCCCACAAAATAATGCTTGTCCTTGATGTAGCCGATTCGCTCCAGCGAGGCAATGGTGGAGGGCAACGTTACGGCCAGAATCTGCTTATACGTGCTGCCTACCAGTACCCACTTGCTGCGGGGCATTGTCTGGACAATCAGGTGGATCAGCCAGGCAATAAGCGAGGATTTTCCAGTCGCACGACCCCAAAGTGAGACGGCAGAGGCTATTTTTGAAATGATAAAGCGTAGCTGAGGCCTGTTGAACTTCAGCTGCTTAAAAGCTTGATTTTTACTCATCCGCTTCCTCCTCCTCGGGCTCATCAATCACATTATCCAGGATATTGTCGATTGATTCATCCCCCAGGCCCATCGACTCGACGGCATCCACCACGTCTTCGTACTCGTGCTCTGGAAGCGTCTGAATTTTGGAAACATCCAATGTTAGCGGCTCCTTACTGCCTCCAGAAGATATCTGGATCATATAGGTATGTGCCTGCAACAACTCTGCGTCGAAAGCGGATGTATCTTCGGCATGGAGGCCTTTGAGCATGGCCATGTTCTTGATGGCCGTGTTCATCTGCTTCAAATCCGGTGGCTTCTGACTCGCTGCAAGCTGAAACACCTTCATGGAGTACTCATAGAGAATGTGGCGCAAACCTTGCTTGCTGGTCTGCGTCACATCACCGAATAGCTTAGTGGCATTGTTGAGCATGCGGTAAGCTGTGGCTCTGCTGAGGTCAAAGCGATTCATCAGCAAGGGTACCGACTGCTCAAATGAATGATAGTTCACCAAAAGCGACCAGGCAGCCTCGATTACGGACCGCTTGGTCTTATCCGCATCCGACAGGCTCTCTTCACCCTCTTCACTTAGGTAAGAGTCGTAGAGCCGGTCGAGCAGCGTGTCCTTGGACTTATCAACCTTAGTTTTGGTGATTGAATTGATTAAGTTCTTGCTCATTCAGCAGGTAGCCATTGCGTTTAACTGAGAAGGGAAGTTTGTTGTCGCGCATGTACTGCACCCATCGCCTCACTTCAACATCGACATACTTCGGGTCGAGCTCGGTACCACGGCACTGACGTTGCAACTGCTCACAGGCGATGATCTGACTGCCTGAGCCTAAGAAACCATCGAACACAATATCACGGCGCTGGGTACTCATCTCCAATAGATAGCACAGGATTTCCACCGGCTTCATGGTCGGGTGGTCGGCGTTGCGGCTCGGGCGGTTGAACTGCAGCACAGTACTCTGCTTGCGGTCACCGTACCACTTATGCGCAGCGCCCTCTTTCCAGCCATATAGAATCGGTTCATGCTGCCAGTGGAAGTCCTGACGGCCCATCACAATGGATTGCTTTACCCATACCAGGCATTGTGAGAGCTTCAACCCGGCATTCTTCAGAGCCTGGCGGAAGTTGGCGCCTTCTGAGTCGGCGTGAAACACGTAGATGGGTGCTCCAGCCTCCATGAAGAGGTAACTGTTGGTATAGAAGTCATACAGGAACTGGTAGAAATCCTCGTCCGGCATGCTGTCATTCTCAATTTTGAGTTTATCCTTGGTAGCACCCTCGTAGTTGACGTTGTAGGGAGGGTCGGTGATGGTGGCGTTTGCCAGTTTACCCTGCAGTGCTTTCTCCACTGTATCTGACTCCAAAGAAGAACCACAGACCACCACGTGTTTCAGGTGCTTGGAAGTACTCTCCAGCTCGTATACATCGCCCAGAACAGAAATCGGCGCCTTAGGAGGCTCTGGGTTGAACTCACTCTCCTCTTCCGGATTAATCTCCTTCAGGACCGCATCTGGCATCTTGAACTCATCCACGTTCAGGCCTAATGCCCCCAGGTCGATGTCACTGAAAACAGCGTCCAGTATATCCAAGTCCCACATGCCGATGGAAACATTCGAGCGGATGTTATACTCTTTGAGCTCCAGCTCGGTGAGCATGCGGTTGGGGCAGCGCACGTCGATCAGCTCTTCGCCTCGCTCCAGGAGCATGAGCACGGTCAGGCGCTGGTGGCCAGCGATAACGGTGTTATCCTGGTTGATCACAGGAATCTCAACCAGGTTAAACTTCTCGATGCTCTCAATCAGGCGTTGCTTCTGTGTTTCGGTAAGGATCCTTGGGTTGTGCTCATAGGGCATCAGGTCTGAGACCTTGCGCTGCACGGTAATCCACTCCAAGGCTGCGGTTTCATTTGTCATTTGAGGTAATCAATATGGTAAGTCTTTGTATTTCGGTTTCAATGGTCGCCAGCTCCTGTTCATTGGTTTCTGGAT is a window of Pontibacter kalidii DNA encoding:
- a CDS encoding DNA modification methylase, coding for MTNETAALEWITVQRKVSDLMPYEHNPRILTETQKQRLIESIEKFNLVEIPVINQDNTVIAGHQRLTVLMLLERGEELIDVRCPNRMLTELELKEYNIRSNVSIGMWDLDILDAVFSDIDLGALGLNVDEFKMPDAVLKEINPEEESEFNPEPPKAPISVLGDVYELESTSKHLKHVVVCGSSLESDTVEKALQGKLANATITDPPYNVNYEGATKDKLKIENDSMPDEDFYQFLYDFYTNSYLFMEAGAPIYVFHADSEGANFRQALKNAGLKLSQCLVWVKQSIVMGRQDFHWQHEPILYGWKEGAAHKWYGDRKQSTVLQFNRPSRNADHPTMKPVEILCYLLEMSTQRRDIVFDGFLGSGSQIIACEQLQRQCRGTELDPKYVDVEVRRWVQYMRDNKLPFSVKRNGYLLNEQELNQFNHQN